The following DNA comes from Triticum aestivum cultivar Chinese Spring chromosome 3D, IWGSC CS RefSeq v2.1, whole genome shotgun sequence.
GCCATGGACCCGGGCCTCGTCTACGACATCGCGCCCCTGGACTACCTCAACTTCCTCTGCAACCTGAACTACACGGAGCAGAACATCCGGGCGATCACGCGGCGCCAGGCCGACTGCCGGGGCGCGCGCCGCGCCGGCCACGCCGGCAACCTCAACTACCCGTCCCTGTCGGCCACGTTCGTGGCGGACGGCGCGAAGGCGaggatgaggacccacttcatccGCACGGTGACCAACGTGGGCGGCGGCAGGTCGGCGTACCGCGCCACCGTGAGGGCGCCCGAGGGGTGCAATGTCACGGTGCGGCCCGACCGGCTGGCGTTCCGGCGCGACGGGCAGAAGCTCAGCTTCACGGTGCACGTGGAGGCCGCGGCGCGGGCGAAGATGGAGCCCGGGAGCTCCCTGGTGAGGAGCGGGGCGCTGACGTGGAGCGACGGCCGGCACGCCGTCGTGAGCCCGATCGTGGTGACACTGCAAGCGCCAGTGCAGTAGGCAGGCCGGCTCGTTGAAAAGCTCGATCGAGCCAAGTTAACACGATCTCCGGCGTGTAGACTACGTACTTACTACTAGTGGTTATGATCATATATGATTTGGATCAAGAGCTTTTTCTTGGGACAGAGTTGCGTTCCATCTCGTCTCATACAACAGTATTACTAACAGCTACTAGTATAGCATAGCATCGTATAAATAGTACATGGTTAATTAACCTGCACCCTACAATTAACATATGGACACACTAACAATGGCTACGAAAATtacacatgtttcatctttcttttgcCGGATTAACTTGAGAGGATCTGTAGCTCTCGAGGCCACCGTACGCCTGGAGCCAAGTCTGGCTGTCAACTAGGGAGTAGGAGCATTCCATTCCATTCCATCCACGATACTGCTATAGTGCTATGCCTTGGCGTTCCAGAGCTGGCTGAGCTCCCCTCTCTGCGCGCCCAGCGCAGCGATGGTTCCTGCAAGATCAATTTCAGACCACAAGATTAACCCATAGTACTACATGCCAAGAGCTCGAAATTCTCCAAGTTGGCTCCATGACCGGACTGGGCTGCTTGGTAATGGTACCTAGCGTACAGGGGACGAGGTAGAGCAGGGCCGGCTGGCCGCTCTTCATCAGGTACAGGCCAACATACGTGAATGACAGGCCTGCATTGTCGATTTTCAGGTAGTTATGTCAGTTAGCAACAGCTTCTTAATGCTGTTATCACGAGATTCAGGAAATTGGGCATACCAAATGCGTAGCCGATCATGACGTAGGGGAAATAACCGTTGGCCACACCCTTGCCGTGTGTTCTGTCATATCTGCATCATGCaacccagcagcagcagcagcagctggtaattatgttgtgtccaacagaggaaggTGGGGATTCAGGCCCTGTGCTTCTTACCTGAAGCTGAAGGCGACGAGGAGCCCAGGGAAGAGGATGTCCCCGAAGCCGATCATGTCGTAGCCGTTCCACACGTCGAACTCCTTGGGCATCTTCAGGACCATCGGCAGGCTCGGCCCGTCGTCCGTGCCCTTGGCAACCTACATCACATCCACACACGCGTCCTAAGTACCAGATCACCTGCAGGTGTTATGCAGGGATTTACAGTTTGCGATAGTGGGAGAAAACCTACCGTGATCATGACGCTCTTCTTGAATATCAAGGGCGAGATGAACACCCAGAATATGTCGTAGAGAAACGCGCTGATCAGAAGCGCCGACGCAACCTAAAAATGCGCAAGATCAATGCAATTGACAAGCCAGAGTAGCTAGAATGAATGTTCATGGTGACGCTGGTCTTACTTTTATGTTTGGCATTTGCACTATTTGCAACACGAGGATCATCATGCCGATGCCCTGGAAAAAGAAGAATTAATTAAGCATCAAGTAAGTAAAAACACATGGAAATCAAATAGAAACAGACGGTGGAATTTAACAActtgttcttttcttttcttttctttggcgaCCTACCATGAGGTTCTGGCCAACCCAGGCGAACGGCGAGGTCTGGTGCGTCGCCCACATGATGACGATGAACAGCGCTATCGGCAGCACGACGAGCGTCACCGCCGTCACGTTCCCGACCGCCGGGAGCTTTATCTTCGTGTCGCCGCACTTCTTGCATGCTCTGCCCATCCACATCAAGTTAAGATGACAGAGAATGATCCAAGAATTCAGATGAGTTTGAGATTTAAGTGTCAGCGGGTCATCTATATACTGTACCTGACAATGAGTGTCGACGCAAGGAAGTGCAAGCCCTGAACGTGAAATATACAGGGGCAGGCCGTCAGAACAGAGATGGAACAAGCCACGATGGATCGACCATGTGATTACCTGGAGGCCGCCGAGGCAGAAGAGCCCGACCATCAACCAGGCGGACCAGATGgagttgaagaagaagaggaagagcagGACGCAGGAGGACACGATGACGAACACGAACGCCGTCTCGGCCTGCAGCTCCACGATCTCAGGCTCCTCGGGTTTGGCAGCCTCCTGGTCTCCTTTGCCGTCCCCCGAAGGAGCCTTCTTCTCCTACACGCACGCGGTCGGTCGGTCGCGGTCCAGCCGTTTCATCCATATGAATGATGATACTGCCGCCGTGCATGAAATCTGTTGAAACGAAACCATCTTTTTGTTTTAATTTCTTATTACCTCCTCGCCGACGACCACGGCGGTCCAGACGGCGGCGCAGGCGGTGGTGCTGACGGCCATGAGCCAGAGGAAAGGGATGGCGCCGTCGAAAGCCGCCTTGTTAGGCGAGTAGAGCTGCATCTCCACTGCAAATCAACCAAGCTGAGCCCGCACATAATCGGTCG
Coding sequences within:
- the LOC123080253 gene encoding signal peptide peptidase-like 3, with product MAVASPRRRRGRGGAVALLLLPVLLLAPGAAGFNTEFEEDKSPKLPRCDNPFQKVKVVYWVDGEQMSALIGMTARFGGMVPDTASAAERLPAVIPSSKTGCQKSPQLAGNIAVTERGECTYLEKANAAASSGAKALIMANDIDDVGKMVCSKNDTALDFKIPVVIVSRSSGLKIFEAMDGAKKVEMQLYSPNKAAFDGAIPFLWLMAVSTTACAAVWTAVVVGEEEKKAPSGDGKGDQEAAKPEEPEIVELQAETAFVFVIVSSCVLLFLFFFNSIWSAWLMVGLFCLGGLQGLHFLASTLIVRACKKCGDTKIKLPAVGNVTAVTLVVLPIALFIVIMWATHQTSPFAWVGQNLMGIGMMILVLQIVQMPNIKVASALLISAFLYDIFWVFISPLIFKKSVMITVAKGTDDGPSLPMVLKMPKEFDVWNGYDMIGFGDILFPGLLVAFSFRYDRTHGKGVANGYFPYVMIGYAFGLSFTYVGLYLMKSGQPALLYLVPCTLGTIAALGAQRGELSQLWNAKA